From a single Terriglobales bacterium genomic region:
- a CDS encoding tetratricopeptide repeat protein codes for MDRVAMLQEVLAHNPKDTFARYGLAMEYVNLGDTSTALAEFRTLLEANPDYAAGYQMAAQTLMKAGRDEEARKMLEDGIACAIRIRNQHARSEMEAMLDELR; via the coding sequence ATGGACCGCGTTGCCATGCTGCAGGAAGTCCTTGCGCACAATCCGAAAGACACGTTCGCGCGTTATGGGCTGGCGATGGAGTACGTCAATCTAGGAGACACATCGACTGCTCTGGCGGAATTCCGAACCCTTCTCGAAGCCAATCCCGACTACGCCGCCGGCTATCAAATGGCGGCACAAACCTTGATGAAAGCCGGTCGCGATGAGGAAGCGCGGAAGATGCTTGAGGACGGCATCGCCTGCGCCATCCGCATCCGGAACCAGCACGCACGGTCGGAGATGGAAGCGATGCTGGATGAGCTGCGCTGA
- a CDS encoding YidB family protein yields MSIFDAVMGAVEQHSEVNQQQHASLVQTAMDMFANHAGLSSMLNNAHSQGLGGIVQSWIGSGPNQPIAPQQVQGLIGQDRLQDIANRVGIPPAIASVALAHILPALVDKLTPEGKLPQAA; encoded by the coding sequence ATGAGCATCTTCGACGCGGTAATGGGAGCAGTCGAGCAGCACTCCGAGGTCAACCAGCAGCAGCACGCGAGCCTGGTGCAGACCGCGATGGACATGTTTGCCAATCATGCGGGACTCTCCTCAATGCTGAACAACGCGCACTCACAAGGGCTGGGTGGAATTGTGCAGTCCTGGATTGGAAGTGGGCCGAACCAGCCGATCGCTCCGCAGCAGGTTCAGGGATTGATTGGACAGGACCGGCTCCAGGACATCGCCAATCGCGTCGGCATTCCTCCTGCAATCGCCAGCGTTGCTCTTGCGCACATTCTTCCTGCGCTCGTGGATAAGCTCACGCCGGAAGGGAAATTGCCGCAGGCCGCATAG
- the purQ gene encoding phosphoribosylformylglycinamidine synthase subunit PurQ: protein MKFGVLVFPGSNCDHDAYYSIESAAKQPVTFLWHASHDLENCDAIIVPGGFAYGDYLRTGAIAKFAPIMQEVSRFAASGGLVLGICNGFQILCEAGMLPGALLRNAELKYICKPVNLRVENADTPFTNTCREGEVLEIPIGHMEGNYFCDAETLAQLKRDRRVIFRYSTADGKITPEANPNGSLDNIAGICNVGRNVLGMMPHPDRSADPILGMSDGVRIFQSMVGALAHR from the coding sequence ATGAAATTCGGCGTACTCGTCTTCCCCGGATCGAACTGCGATCACGACGCCTACTACTCGATCGAATCGGCTGCTAAGCAGCCAGTCACATTCTTGTGGCACGCCAGCCATGATCTTGAGAACTGCGACGCCATCATCGTGCCTGGCGGTTTTGCCTACGGTGACTACCTGCGTACGGGCGCCATTGCGAAGTTTGCTCCCATCATGCAAGAAGTGAGCCGCTTCGCTGCGAGTGGCGGACTCGTGCTCGGCATCTGCAATGGCTTCCAGATTCTCTGCGAAGCTGGAATGCTGCCGGGGGCGCTGCTGCGCAATGCAGAACTCAAATACATCTGCAAGCCGGTGAACCTTCGCGTGGAAAACGCTGACACGCCTTTCACCAACACCTGCCGCGAAGGCGAGGTGCTGGAAATCCCCATCGGCCACATGGAAGGCAATTATTTTTGCGATGCGGAAACCCTGGCTCAGCTCAAGCGCGATCGCCGAGTCATTTTCCGTTACTCCACCGCCGATGGAAAAATTACGCCGGAAGCCAATCCCAACGGCTCACTCGATAATATCGCCGGCATCTGCAACGTAGGACGCAATGTGCTCGGCATGATGCCCCATCCAGACCGCAGCGCCGATCCCATTCTGGGAATGAGCGACGGCGTGCGCATCTTCCAGTCGATGGTCGGCGCTCTCGCGCACAGATAA